A single region of the Lycium barbarum isolate Lr01 chromosome 2, ASM1917538v2, whole genome shotgun sequence genome encodes:
- the LOC132628920 gene encoding F-box/FBD/LRR-repeat protein At1g13570-like gives MARLRRNDSHIGQNYVNQYDEGHDIDKISKLPRNLIDDILKRMTIKEVARMSVLSQKWNQIWSTHPFLVLDRRFHEEIDYQNRSSSSVTFDFKNIINKILLQHSGSIVKFVLDISTVGSDWDLHHWLRYVSNNGLKELKIENNSIQSTYTLPSFVFNSGELSRLDITNCDFKMPLTSTSFQNLVRLDLRLISFDPILVYTKLVAPLLSIMVLTYCDGLQYLNISAPRLRGLHIVDSHYVDLIVLKAYPNLKTLTIVTCDKIEQYEFWRRFTLTDIICSFPKLIGLDFNSPFFKVETIFHL, from the exons ATGGCGAG ATTAAGGAGGAACGACAGTCATATTGGTCAAAACTATGTGAATCAATACGATGAAGGACATGATATTGACAAAATATCTAAATTACCAAGAAaccttattgatgatattttgaaacGTATGACCATAAAGGAAGTTGCAAGGATGAGCGTGTTATCACAAAAATGGAATCAGATATGGTCTACACATCCATTTCTTGTGCTAGATCGCCGGTTCCATGAAGAAATAGATTATCAAAATCGATCATCATCCTCAGTCACTTTTGactttaaaaatattataaaCAAAATCCTCTTACAACATAGTGGTTCAATTGTCAAGTTTGTGCTTGACATATCAACTGTTGGTTCTGACTGGGACCTTCATCATTGGCTACGATACGTTTCTAACAATGGGCTTAAGGAACTCAAAATCGAAAATAATTCAATCCAATCCACATATACTTTGCCATCTTTCGTATTCAATTCTGGAGAATTGAGCCGTTTAGATATCACCAATTGTGACTTCAAGATGCCCCTTACCTCTACATCATTTCAGAATCTTGTGAGGCTTGATCTAAGGCTAATAAGTTTTGATCCAATATTGGTGTATACCAAACTTGTGGCTCCACTTCTCTCGATCATGGTGCTTACATATTGTGATGGTCTCCAGTATCTTAATATCTCTGCGCCCCGGTTGCGTGGCTTACACATTGTTGATAGTCACTATGTTGATTTGATAGTTCTCAAAGCCTATCCCAATCTGAAAACGTTGACTATTGTGACATGCGACAAAATCGAGCAATATGAATTTTGGAGAAGGTTTACTTTGACAGACATTATTTGTTCGTTCCCTAAACTTATAGGGTTAGACTTCAATAGTCCGTTCTTCAAG GTTGAAACAATTTTTCATCTATGA
- the LOC132622399 gene encoding uncharacterized protein LOC132622399, giving the protein MKMFKVPLLFFCFFFLLKFVVPHVIPKRLEAPLENLQLLNLGLCFADEAQISAVICLLQSAPRLHTLKIEEELANVEQSDMDAVREYLSTPNCVEEDLIALRKIKLDGFVNTTNERFFMKLMLAHCPSLVEVTLTPANSIEEPEISLFYLEVLQFPQASPNVDILLE; this is encoded by the exons ATGAAAATGTTTAAAGTCCCTCTCttattcttttgttttttctttcttttaaagtTTGTAGTTCCTCATGTTATTCCAAAGAGGCTTGAGGCTCCACTGGAGAATTTGCAGCTTCTCAACTTAGGTCTATGCTTTGCCGATGAAGCTCAAATTTCAGCAGTTATTTGCTTGCTGCAAAGTGCTCCCCGGTTGCATACACTTAAAATTGAG GAAGAACTCGCAAATGTAGAGCAAAGTGATATGGACGCAGTTAGAGAGTATTTGTCAACACCAAATTGTGTAGAAGAAGATCTCATAGCACTTAGAAAGATAAAGTTGGATGGTTTTGTGAACACCACAAATGAACGTTTTTTCATGAAACTTATGCTAGCTCATTGTCCTTCACTTGTAGAGGTGACACTTACGCCTGCAAATTCAATTGAAGAACCTGAAATATCGCTATTCTACTTAGAAGTGCTTCAGTTCCCTCAAGCTTCACCAAATGTCGATATACTGCTTGAATAG